In Dryobates pubescens isolate bDryPub1 chromosome 28, bDryPub1.pri, whole genome shotgun sequence, a single window of DNA contains:
- the POU3F2 gene encoding POU domain, class 3, transcription factor 2, whose product MATAASNHYSLLASGSPMVHAEPPGGMQPGGGYRDAGALVQADYALQSNGHPLSHAHQWIAALSHGGPGGGGGGGGGGGGGGGGGGEAPWSAGALGQPDIKPAVVQAGGRGDELPPPPQHPPPGRAPHLVHHGGGGGHHAAAAAAAAAAAAWRAGGAAHLPPGMAAANGAQAGLLYSQPPGFTVNGMLGAGQPALHHHGLRDAHEEPPPGPPGPPHHGPDHPPPPHGPHPGAAGPAPASAASAAPPGPPPHHDPHSDEDTPTSDDLEQFAKQFKQRRIKLGFTQADVGLALGTLYGNVFSQTTICRFEALQLSFKNMCKLKPLLNKWLEEADSSSGSPTSIDKIAAQGRKRKKRTSIEVSVKGALESHFLKCPKPSAQEITSLADSLQLEKEVVRVWFCNRRQKEKRMTPPGGTLPGAEDVYGASRDTPPHHGVQTPVQ is encoded by the coding sequence ATGGCGACCGCAGCCTCCAACCACTATAGCCTGCTCGCCTCCGGCTCCCCCATGGTGCACGCCGAGCCGCCCGGCGGCATGCAGCCCGGCGGCGGCTACCGCGACGCCGGCGCCCTGGTGCAGGCGGACTACGCGCTGCAGAGCAACGGGCACCCGCTGAGCCACGCTCACCAGTGGATCGCGGCGCTGTCCCACGGCGGCCCCGGCGGCGGAGGCGGCGGaggtggcggcggcgggggcggcggcggaggcGGCGGCGAGGCGCCCTGGTCGGCGGGCGCGCTGGGCCAGCCCGACATCAAGCCGGCGGTGGTGCAGGCGGGCGGGCGCGGTGAcgagctgccgccgccgccgcagcaCCCGCCGCCGGGGCGGGCGCCGCACCTGGTGCAccacggcggcggcggcgggcaccacgcggcggcggcggcggcggcggcagcggcggcggcgtggcgggcgggcggcgcggCGCACCTGCCGCCCGGCATGGCCGCGGCCAACGGCGcgcaggctgggctgctctaCTCGCAGCCGCCCGGTTTCACCGTCAACGGCATGCTGGGCGCCGGGCAGCCCGCGCTGCACCACCACGGCCTCCGCGACGCCCACGAAGAgccgccgccggggccgccCGGGCCGCCGCACCACGGCCCCGATCACCCGCCGCCGCCCCACGGCCCCCACCCCGGGGCGGCCGGGCCGGCTCCCGCCTCCGCCGCCTCCGCCGCTCCCCCTGGGCCACCGCCGCACCACGACCCGCACTCGGACGAGGACACGCCGACCTCGGACGACCTGGAGCAGTTCGCCAAGCAGTTCAAGCAGCGGCGCATCAAACTGGGATTTACCCAAGCGGACGTGGGGCTGGCGCTGGGCACCCTCTACGGCAACGTCTTCTCGCAGACCACCATCTGCCGCTTCGaggccctgcagctcagcttcaaGAACATGTGCAAGCTGAAGCCTTTGTTGAACAAGTGGTTGGAGGAGGCGGActcctcctcgggcagccccaCCAGCATAGACAAGATCGCGGCGCAGGGCCGCAAGCGGAAAAAGCGCACCTCCATCGAGGTGAGCGTCAAGGGCGCGCTGGAGAGCCACTTCCTCAAGTGCCCCAAGCCCTCCGCCCAGGAGATCACCTCGCTTGCGGACAGCCTacagctggagaaggaggtggtgagagtgtggttTTGTAACAGGAGACAGAAAGAGAAGCGCATGACTCCCCCGGGAGGGACGCTGCCGGGCGCCGAGGACGTGTACGGGGCCAGCAGGGACACGCCGCCGCACCACGGGGTGCAGACCCCCGTGCAGTGA